The region ACAGTGGCCAATCAAGTGAAGCTTCACTTGCCAGTGGAGCCTCCGACAGCGAGCGAGAGCGAGGAGCCCCGAGGGATGGAGACGCTGCGCGTGGAAACCAAAGTCAACGTGGAGCTCCATCAGGACAAAAATCCCTCCCGGAGCGACAGCGCGCCTCCCAGCTCACCTGACAGCAACCTGACAGAGAAGCGacggggtgagagagggagatcaGACGTTCTAAACAAGAACCAAACAGTGTGTTCCGCTGTGTGTGCCTGACTGAGTGTGTTGTGCTTTGACTTTCTGCGTGTGTACGTTTGCAACCAGGCATTCTGAAGAACAAGATCACATATCCTCCACCGCTTGCCGATAAGAACATGAAGAACCGCCTGCGGGAGAAACTGAGTGACTATGAGCCCCGCACAATCTCCCACAGGGTTACTCCGGTCCCTGCCTCCCCCCGTCTGCGCCCTGCAACTGGGGGCAATGGTGTCCTCGTCAAACCCCCGCCCCGGCTGCACACACCGCAGCGCCCCACGTCGTCTCCGTGGGACCCATGCAATGGGGTTGCCATGACAGCGCCGAGGGCTACGATGTCGCCATTGGTTAACGGCATCCAGGACCCCTCGGATTCAGAGTAAGTGGTGGATGGACACCGGAGGCCATTTTGGATCTCTAACTCATAATGCCTGATAATACTTCAGTCACTATCTGACTCTGACACTCTCTCTAACTGTCTCCGCAGCGGGAGCAACGAAACATCAATCTGACCTGGGTGGAGTACCAGGGAGAAAAACCTGCCTCCGTGGGGGATAGGTTGACTGCGCCCTTGCCATATGTGGGGTTCAAAGGTCACAGTAACCCATTCCAGCAGGCCTCAGGACTCCTAAGCTCATATTGAGAACATTGTTACTGTTGACAATTACCTGCCGGAGATCAAAAGGATAAGTGCCAGACTCAGGCGCCTAAGAACTTCTACTCCCAGCATGCAGCAGTGAGtcgaaaacaaaaacataaagcaCCTCCTGGCACCACCGCCAAATGCCTCTGTCTGACATTCACTGCAGGTGTCTTCCGACAGCAAGCTGGGAATGAATACTTTTCTATGACCAGATGTGCCATGATGTGACAACATTGACCATATGTCCAACTGCCCACAAAGTCAGAAACGTCCAAAaaccaatacattattttgtctttgtaatttCCTTGTAgatatttttaattgttttctttttttacatgtttataGGAAAGGTTAAACGAATGTGTAAATTGTAAGTAGTATTATTGTACCACGATCCTTTTCGACATTACTTGTACATATGACAGTTAACAACCTTTGTTTTCTTGAaatattttcaactcttttgtgaTCGTTAGCTTTCTGAAGCTTCTGTGCATGTGGAGATTACATTCTGGTCATGTGTTTTTACACGCAGGTTCTGCTCTACTTGTAGAGAACATGTTACTCTGGCCAATTGTGCATTTTGAACAGTTAGATCATAACTGAATCAATGTCTGCATGATAAAATATTATGATCACAGTATTTAAAATAactgaatataaatataaaatagtataacattgattattataataaataccAGCACATTGAATTTGTCAACGATAATTCGCAGTTTCACAGACTAAACGCCCATGTGGTTTCATTTTACATAGTAACCATTTGATCTCAAATAGATTAATTGGGAACTGCATATAGCATCAACACACTGGGAGCTAATGTTTTGTTACTGTAGCATGGCCTGCAGTTTATGAAAAATGTCAGCAAATACTGCAAGTTTAAAGAGAGAAACATAATagtgttgtttttctcttaCATTAATCTTCCATTATCTTTTATTTCGTAAAATGCTGTGAGCATTACTGATTGATTTAtcagacattacattttaaaactctACATTTTAGATTGATCTTTAATTGAATAATGAAGCTACATTTTCATGAAGCCTGTTCTCTGGGAGCAGATAATACGTAATGCGTGATCGACATACTCCAGAAGCTTAAGAAAGTTTCATATCTGCGAATGCAAAATTTCGTGTAAGTTGCTCCCAATATGCTCTGCTTCAAATATGAATGTGATTTCCAAGCATTAAGACACAATCATTCTAGGGTAAAGATAGAAAGGTTGACATAGTAATTATAACATAGGGACGAGTATTCATCTCCGAATTAAATGCAGGCTCATCGAAATTATATTGCGTCACGCAGCACTGCCCATAATTGACTTGAGCGAGATGCAGGACAGGTCACACGGTACCTGCGCGTGTACGCGGGTTCGCTTCACGCTGTTTTAGCGTAGGAGTCACAGGACCAAAACAGCTGAGAAGTTGAGCATTTGTTCTTCCGCAGTCTTAGTTGCGGGAATTGACACACCACGCTGTTATTTTCTGCACCATGTGATTGTGCCGAGCCTACCTATAATGTGAAGGACCGTAAAGGCACCGAGCTCACAAGGTCTCATTAGAGCTCCGTGACGTAGAGCACTTACTGTTCGGCCGGTTCAGTCGGCTAACTTTGGTGTCCTGATTCTTAAGTCATTGGTGTTATACAGTGTTATTTCCAAGTAAGCAGTATTCATTTTAAGTAACATCAGTGTGCCTTTCTCCGTTCCACTACAGTATGGTGTCCGAATCCAAGGAAACTCTTTTACTTGTTCCTTGTGCGTTCATTCCCCATGTTGGGTTTTCATTAGATCTGCAGCTGTATGATTATTGTTTAATAATCATGTCACACATATGTGATGTTTACAGACAGGTCGTGTCTTTACACAGTCCTTATTGTGTCGTAGAACCTGGAAACATTATTGCtgtgaacatttatttatttttgcaaaaagACACTGGAAATTAGAGTTTAGTAACCAGCAAAATAAACCAGATTTGGATTTTTCTATGACTTTTACGATTTTCTTGTGTCATAGCTCTTAAAATAGCCaacatacactgatgagccaaaaaatTGTCCATATGCCAAATATGCTATTATTCATTTGTGTGGTGCAAAAACAGTGCCGACccaccgaggcatggactctacaagacccctgaaggtctcctgtggtatctggcaccaatacattagcagcagatccttctagttctgtaagttgcgaggtggatccgccgtggatcagacttgttggtccagcacatcccatcTGGAGAACTTgtaggccagggcaacaccttgaacttttcatcatgtttctcaaaccattcatgaacaatgtgtgcagtgtggcagggcgcattgtCCTGCAGAAATagaccactgccatcagggaataccattgccatgaagagGTGTGcctggtctgcaacgatgtGTAtgttactcctgcccatttctcctgcatccaacacaatGACGAGAACTGATTTTTGGCTTACTATCTAATccacccagaccttgacatgtgcccttgttaggagatgatgaacgttattattatataaacaaaaacattttgctaaattCCAGAAGTCAGAACATTTAACTCAACCCATTAACACTATTCACCTGCTTTCACATTAATCACTATTCAATTcaccctttttttttatctctacACACAACTGTCTTTGTAAATTACCAAcctgtttctaaaaaagttgggactctgagtacaatggaaataaaaacagaatgcaaagctgtgcaaatcatttaaaccctttattcaatagaaaacattacaaagttgaaactgagaaatgttattgtttcttgaaaatgcGTTGTACgcaaatctctgtacgcaagggtcaaggctgaaaaccaatttgGATGGCCAAGattttcgggccctcagacggcactgcattaataACAGACACGAGCTCATGCAGTAATTTCTGTAGCGGAAATTactgcatgagctcaggaacacttccgaaaaccattgtctgtgaacacagtacatcccTGCATCCCCAAATgctagttaaaactctaccatgcaaagaagaaaacatatataaacaagatccagaaatgctgctgcctccctgggcccaagctcatttaagatggactgaggcaaagtggaaaactgttggtctgacaaaacaaaattataaattatttttgggaatcatagaCGCTGCGTCCCCTGGaccaaagaggagagggaccatccggctttttaccagtgcacagttcaaaagccagcatctgtgatggggGTATGGGGGTTCATTTGTGCACAtgacatctgtgaaggcaccattaatgctgaacaagcatgaggaaggccttgcttatttcaacaagacaatgccaaaccacattctgcacaaattacaacagcatggcttcgtAGTACTAAACTgagctaaactggcctgcctgcagcccAGAACTGTTTACTTGACGGCACAGATGACGGCACATAACGtctcagaggttctcagttggattttaggtctggggaacgtgagggccagtcaatggcatcaatgcaaCATCATTCAGAaaatgcctacacactctggccagaTGAgactgggcattgtcctgcaccaggaggaacccagggcccactgcaccagcgtaaggtctgacgatgggtctcaggatttcatcccagtttataacagcagtcagggtaccattcactagcatgtggaggtctgtctGACCCtctaaggatatgcctccccagaccatcactgacacgccaccaaaccggtcatgctggatgatgctgcaggcagcataacattcaccacggcatctccagactctttcacgtctgtcatgtgctcagtgtgaacctgctctcttATGCGGAGAGAACGGgacgccaatggcagacctgccaattctggtgttctctggcaaatggcAATCGAgatgcacggtgctgggctgtaagcacaggtcccactagaggatgtcaggccctcatgctgTCCTCatggagctggactgcctgcaCAACGTGAATGGGCTGCATGTACCGCCTcctgctaccagtagtgacaaggacactagcaaaacgcaaaactagggGAGAATCAGTCAgtaaggataaggagagagcaattgtctgtggccaccacctgcaataccattccctttttgggggttgtcttgctgttgcctctccagtgccccTATTGTcaatttcatttgcaccaaaacaaggtgacattgattcacaatcccttatgtttcctaactggacagattgatatccctgaaatgtaattgtgtaggtgttatacagtgatgattacatgtttctttaattttttggagcagtgtatttttccaaaaacaataacatttctcagtttcaacatttgatatgttgtctttgtactattttcaattaaatgtagggatacattatttgaaCATCTTTGCatagtatttttatttgcatttcatgcagcgtcctaacttttttggaaacctAACTTTGGAAAATTTAAGAATTACAGGTGcaggtcataaaattagaatatcatcaaaaagtttatttatttcagtaattcctttcaaaaattgaaacttgtataatgtatacattcattccacacagactgatatatttcaagtgtttatgtcttttaatttttatgattataactgacaactaatgaaaaccccaaattcagtatctcagaaaagaatttatattgtgaaaaggttcaatattgaagacaccttgTGCCACACTcttatcagctaattaacccaaaacacctgcaaaggcctttaaatggtctctcagtctagttctgtaggcaacacaatcatggggaagactgctgacttgacagctgtcctaaagatgaccattgacaccttgcacaaggagggcaagacacaaaaggtcatagctaaagaagctggctgttcacagagccctGTGTCCAAGcatattaatagagaggcgaagggaagaaaaggatgtggtagaaaaaaagtgtacaagcaatagggataaccgcaccctggagaggattgtgaaacaaaacccattcaaaaatgtgggggagattcacaaagagtggagtGCAGCTAAAGTCAGTACTTCAAAAAActccacgcacagacgtatgcaagacatgggtttcagctgtctcattctttgtgtcaagccactcttgaacaagacacagcatcagaagcgtctcgcctgggctaaagacaaaaaggactggactgctgctgagttatgttctctgataaaagtacattttgtatttcctttggaaatcaaggtcacagagtctggaggaagagaggagaggcacagaatccacgttgcttgaagtccagtgtaaagtttccacagtcagtgatggtttggggtgccatgtcatctgctagtgttggtccactgtgttttctgaggtccaaggtcgacgcagctgtctaccaggaagttttagagcacttcatgcttcctgctgttgatcaactttatggagatgcagatttcattttccaacaggacttggcacctgcacacagtgccaaagctaccagtacctggtttaaggaccatggtatccctgttcttaattggccagcaaactcgcctgaccttaaccctaaagaaaatctatggggtattgtgaagaggaagatgcaatacgccagacccaacaatgcagaagagctgaaggccactatcagagcaacctgggctctcataacacctgagcagtgccacagactgattgactccatgccacgccgcattgctgcagtaattcaggcaaaaggagccccaactaagtattgagtgctgtacatgctcatacttttcatgttcatacttttcagttggccaacagttctaaaaatcttttttttgtattggttttaagtaatattcaaattttcattagttgtcagttatagtcatcacaattaaaagaaataaacatttgaaatatatcagtctgtgtgtaatgaatgaatatacacgtttcacttttggaatggaattactgaaataaatctactttttgatgatattcaaattttatgaccagcacctgtatgtttaTGGTTTTAAggacattttgttaatattcaggaaatgtgtgaaatgtgtgttagtgtgtttctATAGGATTCAGCGTTAGGACGCtgcatgaaatgcaaataaaaatactatGCAAAGATGTTCatataatttatccctatatttaattgaaaacagtacaaagacaacatatcaattgttgaaactgagaaatgttattgtttttggaaaaatacactgctccaaaaaattaaggaaacatgTGATCTTCTAAAAGTGTAAATTCACTAAAATGAGCATAacttatttttgtgtgtgtttacgtgatGCTCAGAGGCTGACTTGTTGTTGATTGAGCTAATCTGACAGCCTGCAATAGCCAGTGATATTGGTGATATGGACATTACTGGCACCAGTTCCTTCAGACATTTTGGTTTAAACACTATGTGCCATCAGTTCAGCTCAAATTAAAAGATACTCTGAACTCGGTAGAGACAgcctatttaaaatgttttgtcttataTTTACCAATCTGGGGTGGGTCCCAGTATTTTGTCTGGGTACAGATTGTACATCATCCTCTTGGTAatctctatttttatttttaagttcaCCTTTTTAAGTTCACGTATGACACGTTAGCATGTTTTCAGTATAGCCTCTCAAAGAGTTTGGCTGTTCAAGAGACCCAAGAAACACTGTTCTTTCAGATTCCCATTTTATTTAGTGGCTTCTCTTATTTACATCCTAGTAACAGGACTCGTTGATCCTCCTCATGCTCATGCAGCGGCCCATGGAGCCCATGCTCATCTGGCTGAAGTTCCGGTACTCCCCGGGCCTCATGTACATCATCTTGCCCTTGAAGTGGGGCTGCTCGTACATGAGCCAGTGGCCGTCCATCACGTTGCAGGACATACAGTTGCTCATACGGTAGCGGCCCACGATGTCCTCGCAGTCGTCCATCATCTCGTGCATCTGGCCCCCGAAGTTCTCCCTCTCGTAGATCCTCATCCTGAAAGGTCCCCTGTGCTGTAAATGAGAACaaaagttttttgttgttgtcgttttcacccccccccccacatcgtTACGGTGTCACACAGGATGGGCGACACTGAGACGCGCCGAGGAACGGACGCGTGCGCCAGACGCCGCGGGAGGCGACAGACGGGGTGTGGCCAGGCCTACCATGGGAATCATACGGCAGGACTTGATATCAGACAGGCCCATCATACGCTGGTAGTCAGGGTACTCTCCCCTCCTCATGAACCACTGGTTTCCCATGTAGTTGGGGCGATCGTAGATCATGAAGCAGCCGCTCTCAACCCTGCAGGAGTGACACCTGCTCAGGTAGGAGGTCATGTCGGGGCAGTCACTCATGCACTCGTAGGAACGACCCTGGAAGTTCCTGTCCTCGTAGAAGGTGAtctgagggggaggggggggtggtcAGGAAGCAGTTCAATTGGGTGTTCACCCCGACGGTCCAGATGatgacattcacagacacaacAGATACCTACCCTGCTGTTCATGTTCAGGCCGGTGGAGGTCATTTTAGCTCTCTgctcctgctgctgctgctctGGAACTGATACTGTTTCTGTTTCAAACCTTTCTTTTTATACCTGTGGCCCCATTGTGCTTAAGCCCTGACTCAGCAACACGGGGCCAGGGGCCCGTGGCGCTCGGAGGTACAGTACGGGACACAGGTCCATCAAAGGAACTTAAATACGCCGTTTCTCTCAGAGCGACATGACAATGAGCCTTTGTGAAAGGAACAATAAATCGTCCCGTTCgtgaaaaaaaactaacaaaaaaacgATGGTGGCCCGGGTTCAACTGATGCATATGAGCAATATACAAAAGATACGTTCTGGTAATTGCTTCGAACAGTTGGACGCAGTCTGCTACTATTTCATTACTAGATGCCCCATTCCAGGGTTTCTTTTAATGTAGCATTTGATTTAGTATTTTCTCCAAGTTAGGAAGTTAGTAATGTAGTTAGTAATTTACTGAAGCAGTCGTCTCGATCGACACATCAGACAGGGCATACAACAGTGAAACAGAAGCTCACTTATAGAGCAAAAAGAGTGCATCTTTAATCCCAGTACTGGCAGACAGAATGATACAGTCAATCTACATATTTTCCTCATATGCATTGTACCAGCAAGCATTACATAGCATCTTACACTGCATCTCAAAGAGCATCTGACATAGGATCAATACCAGAATTCCTAGATCTGGAATTCTAAGGAAAACTCTAAGGAAGATTATTTGGACTCTGCTGTAATATTAAGGTCTACAAAATAACATTGTCACCAAAATAAGTGCTCTGAAGAACTTAATCAAAGTACTGTACATTATGATAGAGAAACTGTATAAAATGACGgcataattacttaaaatgttgtCAATACAGCTGGTGTGTAAATCGACCCAGTCCTAGAAACACAGGCCTTTGTCACTTAAGTCCCCCAGGCATTTCTGATCACTACACAGGGCTACAGGGATATTGCTTAGATAGCAATCCCTTATTTTCTGGTTAAAGGAGGTTGTTTCTGGCCTGGGCCCACATGTACAAAAGGTACATCGCTCCATGGAAAACTGCCCTTCCCAGTGAAGGCTCCCATGACAAAAACAtcacagacagggagaatgcCCAGCATTACCAGAACTATGGTCAAGCCTTAGTAGGGAAGCGgtatttcatgtgtgtgttctgtaccCTCTTGGTATTTAAGTGTCAGAAGGATGAGCTGAGGTTACAGACTGAAGGGGGATTTTGTATTGCACAAAGTGGGTTTCAACAGCACAGGTGAGCCACAGATTCATTCATCATGATCGCCTCAATAATATGTAcacaaaccaaaccaaaacatAGGAGAATTTAAAAGGCCAGTGTAAAATCTTGAATGCATCCAGTGCATCATGCAGAACAGTGCATACCAATGCCCAACAATTCTCAGAAAGAAGATAGTTGATATGGTTAACATTTTAACTTtggaatattaaatatataaggAATGTCATTGCACCACCTAGTGGGGACTAGTGACAGGGCGGTCAGATaaagtaacaaaaataaaattgtaaaattaTGCTAGGTGGTGATCCCAAGATACATTTCAACAACACATTTAACTCCTTTAACAATAAACTATacctgcattttgttttatattaatataaaaacCTTTGGCTTCATTTAAGGTATGGCATGTCTCACAGTACATCCACACATCACTTCACATACCTGAGCAAATATTTATATAACGCTGGCAATCAAAATAGGAGAGCAAGCAGATATATCAAAGTATCggcaatataaaaatacagatatCTAAGACTTAAATCTCTAAAATATAATGATATGTACATTCCATTGTTGGTGATTAAAACTGTGCATCTGTATCCCTTGTCAATGCCAACTTCTttaccaaataaataaaataaaaatattttaaaagccTATGACAATGTGAACAAATGGATTAATAAATACAGTTTGTTTAAACTCTACCACTCCCCATGATGTGGACCATAGGAGTGTAGGACAAGAGGGGGTAATGGAGAGACTTAAGTGTGGACATGGGGCCTATGCATCATGATAGCCATTCTTCATTCTTTTATTCTTGGGTTCTACGTTCTCGTATATGCCGAGTGCCGCAGTGTTCTGGTAGATTAGGTCCACGTTGGTTCCGGTTCTGGATCGAATAATATCCATGGCACACTGGTTTAGGAACACATACTGGTCCTgtaagacagagacacaacacAGCTCAATAAGAAAAAGCAGACTGACCAATCGGAACGTTCGGTGACCCTGTAATCATCTGGTTTGTAACTTCCACTTTAGCCACAGTGATGAGTTATACAGTGAAGCCTCAAGCAGTCAAAAAAACTGACCAGGGCAGACAGTTACTGACCTCTGTCTGCACCATGAGGGGTCGGTGCATGCGCAGATCATGGATGATGCCGTACACATCCACCATGCTCTCCCTCTCAATCTGGAAGATCAGCCGGTCAATGGCAATGAAGGTGCCGGTACGTCCCACGCCCGCACTGAAGGGACAAACAACAATGACGTACTAGTATTTATATACAGATACActtccattcaaaagtttgggttcacttagaaatgtccttggtttctatgaaaacataaatgaaatgagtttgaataagAGATATTGCAAAAAGGAATAGGCAATGTAGTCATTGAAAagattagaaataataatagtatCCTTTAAACATTGCTTCTGATAAAGAATCCTCTGTTTGCACTAATAATAGCCTTgaagacctttggcattctagttgtcaatttgtagaggtaatctgaagagatctCCCCCATGTGaagcttcctgaagcacctcccacaagttggattagCTTGATGGACACTTCTTTCTTACCATACGgccaagctgctcccacaacagctcaatagggttgagatccggtgactgtgctgtcgactccattatagacagaataccagctgactgcttcttccctaaatagttcttgcatagtttggagctgtgctttgggtcattgtcctgttgtaggaggaaattggctccaatcaagtgccgtccacagggtatggcatggcgtggCAAAATGatgagtgatagccttcctttttcaagatcccttttatccTGTAAAAACGCCCatcttcaccaccaccaaaccaCGACAGATGGCGTGAATGAAGTCCTCCAGCattgtttggtttggtttgcaTCTtacgaatgttcttctttgtgatgcgaacacctcaaacttagatttctcttttctttttattggccagtctgagatatgtttttttctttgcaactctgccttgaAGACCAATATCCTGgtgtcacctcttcactgttgacgttgagactggtgttttgcgggtactattgaatgaagctgccagttgagaacCTGTGAAGTGAATgtttgtcttcttgctcagttgtgcactaaGGCCTCCCACtcatctttctattctggttagagacagtttgtactcttctgtgaagggagtagtacacatcgttgtacgagatcttcagtttctcggccatttctcgcatggaatagcattcatttctcagaacaagaatagactaaaGTATAAACTTACGTAATTTTATTCTGTCCATtagagcctgtaatcgaacacaCAATTCCTGATACACCAGGTACTCAAATCGTCTAAAGAAGggcagttttattgcttttttaatcagTACAACAGGttttagctgtgctaacataactgcaaaagagttttctaatgatcaattagccttctaaaatcaagtttcaaggtttatttgttatGAAACTCATAAAtatggattagcaaacacaatatgCAATTGGAACAGAGGACTGATGACCTCTGATAATGTGCCTCTGTatacctatgtagatattccataagaaatctgccgtttccagcaacaatagtcatttacaaaatcaacaatgtctacactgtttcTGATCAAAACCATGTgtatgtcccaaaccatagTATGCTGGAAATAGTGTGCCAATGGTGCAcagatggtctactatttccGGTGGCAACTGGGCTTGGTTTTTTAGGTACTATGGACCCAAAATTACA is a window of Esox lucius isolate fEsoLuc1 chromosome 19, fEsoLuc1.pri, whole genome shotgun sequence DNA encoding:
- the LOC105006379 gene encoding gamma-crystallin M3-like, which produces MTSTGLNMNSRITFYEDRNFQGRSYECMSDCPDMTSYLSRCHSCRVESGCFMIYDRPNYMGNQWFMRRGEYPDYQRMMGLSDIKSCRMIPMHRGPFRMRIYERENFGGQMHEMMDDCEDIVGRYRMSNCMSCNVMDGHWLMYEQPHFKGKMMYMRPGEYRNFSQMSMGSMGRCMSMRRINESCY